One genomic segment of Arcobacter porcinus includes these proteins:
- a CDS encoding SixA phosphatase family protein, translating to MKKLFITVHSTTNDENPQDYDYDTALSQKGLEETIKMANYFSSLNPNIDLIVSSPAVRTRKTADIFAENLNYKKTIMLNEVLYMAFVNELIETITYTYDSVDNLLIIGHNPSLTALAVTLLGFKERVESGAILEINFDCDSWIDIDKSNAKLVKYIKLGDI from the coding sequence ATGAAAAAACTATTTATAACAGTTCATTCAACTACAAATGATGAAAATCCTCAAGATTATGACTACGATACTGCTTTAAGTCAAAAAGGCTTAGAAGAGACTATTAAAATGGCTAATTACTTCTCTTCATTAAATCCTAATATAGATTTAATTGTTTCAAGCCCTGCTGTTAGAACAAGGAAAACTGCTGATATTTTTGCAGAAAATTTAAATTATAAAAAAACTATAATGCTAAATGAAGTATTATATATGGCTTTTGTAAATGAGTTAATTGAAACTATTACATATACCTATGATAGTGTTGATAATCTTCTTATAATTGGACACAATCCATCATTAACTGCACTTGCAGTAACTCTTTTAGGTTTTAAAGAGAGAGTTGAAAGTGGAGCTATTTTAGAGATAAATTTTGATTGTGATTCATGGATTGATATTGATAAATCAAATGCAAAACTTGTAAAATATATAAAACTTGGTGATATTTAG